The Natranaeroarchaeum aerophilus DNA window CCGCTTCGAGCTCGCCGACGGTCCGTGTATCGCTGTCAAACATCGGTCTCTCCATTCCTGTTCGCGCTGCGCATACCTAAATACACGTTTCTCGGTCCGTTCAACCGCCACCCCACCTTTTTTATCGGGGGTCCCCATGGTTACAGTGAAAAACCGGTAGTGGGCGAAAATCGACTTCGATCGGCGACAGCTCTTTTCGACGGTCGTCCGTACGCCAACGGTATGGAGAAAGTTCGGATCGACGAGGTTGACGACCAGCTCAGTCCGCTGGGTGTCCATAGCGTCCGCAAACCCGTTTCGGACGCGCTCGGGACGACGGACTTTGCGATGAACTACTTCGAACTCGAACCGGACGAGTCGTTTTCCGGTGGACTGCACGCCCACCACGACCAGGAGGAAGTGTTCTACATCGAGGAGGGCGTCGCAACGTTCGACATCGGCATCGAGCGCGATGCCGTCGATGTCGCGGCGGGCGAGCTGATCCGGATCTCGCCGGGCGAGTTTCAGGAGGGGTACAACGACGGCGACGAGCGCGTGGTCGGCTGGGCGCTCGGTGCGCCGGGTGCGAGCCACGACTGGGATGCCCTGCAATCTCGACTGTACTGCCCCGAGTGTGACGAAGAGACGACCCAGGACACGCGGCTGGTCGAGGGGCAGTTCCAGTTCACCTGTACCGACTGTGGGGCCAAGCAGCCCTAGAGGTGCTCGGCGACGTCTTCGGCGAAGTAAGTGAGGATCAGGTCTGCGCCGGCGCGTTTGATCGAGACCAGCGACTCCAGTGCAGTGGCCTCGAGGTCGAGCCAGCCCCGGTCGGCGGCGGCCTGGAGCATGGCGTACTCGCCGCTGACGTTGTAGGCGGCGACGGGTCGGTCGAACTCCCGGTCGATGTCCCGGACGATATCGAGGTACGGCAGCGCGGGCTTGACCATCAGGACGTCCGCGCCCTGTTCGACATCGAGGTCGACTTCACGGATCGCCTCCTCGGCGTTCCCCGGATCCATCTGGTAGTGGCGCCGGTTCCCGAACGCTGGTGCGCCGTCGGCGGCGTCCCGGAAGGGACCGTAGAAACTGCTCTCGTATTTGGCCGCGTAGCTCATGATCGGCACGTCCTCGAAGCCCTCGCGATCTAACCCCTCGCGGATGGCGGCGACCATCCCGTCCATCATGCCACTCGGGGCGATCATATCCGCACCGGCCTCGGCCTGTGAGACGGCGATCCGCGAAAGCAGCTCCAGGGTCTCGTCGTTGTCGACGGTCAGCCGTGGCTCCTCGGCGGCGGCGTCTTCGAGCACGCCACAGTGGCCGTGGTCGGTGTACTCACACAGACAGAGGTCGGTGATGACGTAGGCGTCCGTTTCGGCCGTGATTCGTCGGGTCGCCTCCTGAATCACGCCGTCCTCGGCCCACGCCCGAGTGCCGCGGGCGTCTTTCGATTCCGGGATTCCAAAGAGAATGACGGCGCTGACACCCGTTTCGAGCACCTCCTCGACCCGGTCGACGGCTTCCTCAAGCGGGACGCGCTCGTGGCCCGGCATCGTCTCGATGGGGACGCGCTCGTCGGTCGTCGCGTCGACGAACACCGGCGCGATCAGATCGGCCGCCGCAAGCTCCGTTTCCCGAACGAGTTCGCGGATCCCGTCGCGGCGAAGTCGACGGGGGCGGTCTGTGAGGTCCATACCCGGGCTTGGTTCGGCGAGCGCAAAATCCCATCGTTCGCTCGGCAACGGATTTATACGCTGAACAGGCGCAATACTAGGGCCTTCAGGCCGTGGATACGCGCCGTCACTCTCGGAACGTCCCACCGTTCAAACGCCTGCCCTGAGTTTCCTACGGTGACATTTAAATTACAGGCCGACCTATCGAGACGTAGGAATCGGTCGGAACGGAGCGGATTCCGAACCGTCCTGCGGAGGCGGCCTGTCCGCCCACGTAACGAGGTAATATCCGAAACGGCAGTCGGTGAACGCACATCTCCGAAGGGTGTGTCTGTGCCGACTGCTGAAAGCGAGCACCACGATACCCCCGACTCTGCTGACACCTGCTGGCGTCCCTGTGGCAAAAACAACACTGGGACGCCGTACACGGTCGAAGATAGGGGTAACGGCGGTTTGGCACTGCCAGCAGTCCACCAGTCCGATACCGTGGGACTACCTGTGCCCGGAAGGGCTGGTAGTCCGATGACTGGACTGCAAACCTGAAACTCCTACCGCTCGGGATTCCTCCACCTTCAGGTGGAGGAGGATGTCAATGACTGAGAGAGGACGTATCTGAAAGCCTTTAAGCGACCGGCCCACCTCCCATCGAATATGAGTCAGGCTACCAAAATCGTCGTCGGAACGATCGGTGTCACGGGCGTGCTCGCTGTCGCATTGATCCTGCAGAACCTGCTCGCCTGATGTTCCAGGTACGTGATCTCCCAGACGATCTCGATGCTGTCCGCGACGCGCACGCCCCGGCGGCCATCGTCGTCGACGCC harbors:
- a CDS encoding cupin domain-containing protein, with protein sequence MEKVRIDEVDDQLSPLGVHSVRKPVSDALGTTDFAMNYFELEPDESFSGGLHAHHDQEEVFYIEEGVATFDIGIERDAVDVAAGELIRISPGEFQEGYNDGDERVVGWALGAPGASHDWDALQSRLYCPECDEETTQDTRLVEGQFQFTCTDCGAKQP
- the hemB gene encoding porphobilinogen synthase; protein product: MDLTDRPRRLRRDGIRELVRETELAAADLIAPVFVDATTDERVPIETMPGHERVPLEEAVDRVEEVLETGVSAVILFGIPESKDARGTRAWAEDGVIQEATRRITAETDAYVITDLCLCEYTDHGHCGVLEDAAAEEPRLTVDNDETLELLSRIAVSQAEAGADMIAPSGMMDGMVAAIREGLDREGFEDVPIMSYAAKYESSFYGPFRDAADGAPAFGNRRHYQMDPGNAEEAIREVDLDVEQGADVLMVKPALPYLDIVRDIDREFDRPVAAYNVSGEYAMLQAAADRGWLDLEATALESLVSIKRAGADLILTYFAEDVAEHL